A stretch of the Marivirga tractuosa DSM 4126 genome encodes the following:
- a CDS encoding CNNM domain-containing protein: MLVFVISTFVAVFVSFLCSMAEAVLLSVDKVKIETDKEKGMTYAKIMHNLKSNIDRPISAILILNTIAHTGGATIAGSAFDKIYGEEYIWVFSLIFTIVILFGTEIIPKVIGVNKSNPISKRMAMPLKLIIKILHPFIVITQAFTKLLVGKRKKSNPYSLDDIRTIARMAKMEKIIDTDQENIIINTSTLKKRFVKEIMLPVEKIIYFKENISFDKYFNLASRHKHTRYPISSTDSIEDVYGYINFKEIALNEKENSENRLTEFIRPIIFINENTPIINLLKKMNENRFHISMVKSNEDKIIGMITLENLVETIVGDIEDEFD, translated from the coding sequence ATGCTTGTATTCGTAATCAGCACATTCGTTGCAGTTTTTGTATCCTTCTTATGCTCCATGGCTGAAGCAGTATTGCTTAGTGTGGATAAAGTAAAAATCGAGACCGATAAAGAGAAAGGGATGACTTATGCAAAAATAATGCATAACCTCAAATCCAATATTGACAGACCAATCTCTGCCATACTAATACTTAATACAATAGCCCATACGGGTGGAGCCACCATAGCAGGAAGTGCATTCGACAAAATATATGGAGAAGAATATATATGGGTATTTTCTCTAATATTCACTATCGTCATTTTATTTGGCACCGAAATCATTCCCAAAGTTATTGGAGTAAATAAATCAAACCCAATATCCAAAAGAATGGCAATGCCACTTAAATTGATCATTAAAATTCTACATCCATTCATCGTAATTACTCAAGCATTCACCAAATTATTGGTTGGCAAAAGAAAAAAAAGCAATCCTTATAGCTTAGATGATATCCGAACCATTGCTAGAATGGCAAAAATGGAGAAAATAATAGATACTGATCAAGAAAACATCATTATCAACACTTCTACTTTAAAAAAGCGATTTGTAAAAGAAATAATGCTGCCTGTTGAAAAAATCATCTACTTTAAAGAGAATATAAGTTTTGATAAATATTTTAACCTTGCAAGTAGGCATAAGCATACTCGTTATCCTATTAGCAGTACTGATTCTATAGAGGATGTATATGGCTACATTAATTTTAAAGAAATTGCATTAAATGAGAAAGAAAATTCAGAAAATAGATTAACAGAATTCATACGGCCAATTATTTTCATTAATGAAAATACTCCAATAATCAATCTATTGAAAAAAATGAATGAAAATAGATTTCACATCTCAATGGTAAAATCCAATGAGGATAAAATTATCGGAATGATTACTTTAGAAAATTTAGTGGAAACTATTGTGGGTGATATTGAAGATGAATTTGATTAA
- the purE gene encoding 5-(carboxyamino)imidazole ribonucleotide mutase has protein sequence MSKGKIAIIMGSQSDLKVMSEAAKILEELGVDFELTIVSAHRTPERMMDFAQSARKNGFHAIIAGAGGAAHLPGMVAAYTTLPVIGVPVKSSNSIDGWDSVLSILQMPGGVPVATVALDGAKNAGILAAQIISNFDNEVAKNLENYKKQMKDKVLKTAEEVETKGWKSGKVGF, from the coding sequence ATGAGCAAGGGTAAAATAGCAATAATAATGGGCAGCCAGTCAGACCTAAAGGTGATGAGTGAGGCTGCTAAAATATTAGAAGAATTGGGGGTTGATTTCGAATTGACCATAGTTTCTGCGCACAGAACTCCAGAAAGAATGATGGATTTTGCCCAATCGGCTAGAAAGAATGGTTTTCATGCTATAATAGCTGGTGCGGGTGGTGCTGCACACCTTCCAGGGATGGTGGCGGCTTATACTACTCTTCCAGTTATAGGCGTTCCCGTTAAATCTAGTAATTCTATTGACGGATGGGACTCGGTTTTGTCTATTTTACAAATGCCAGGTGGAGTACCAGTGGCAACCGTTGCGTTAGATGGTGCTAAAAATGCTGGTATTTTAGCAGCTCAAATTATTTCAAATTTTGATAATGAGGTGGCTAAAAACTTAGAAAATTATAAGAAACAAATGAAAGATAAAGTATTGAAAACTGCTGAGGAAGTAGAAACTAAAGGGTGGAAATCAGGTAAGGTAGGGTTTTAA
- a CDS encoding DUF5723 family protein, with protein sequence MKEIKYFALIVFLFWNTTSALAQSDMIGYGLYKTLPQANNLNPALLPDYKFSLGLPGLSGFHINTGQNFTNLELLTAVDENGNINTGDIFRKMRRNNRVTSNNTINLFHLGIRGLTSYTAFSINTKTFARASLPKELFALALYGNASDELDDGLVDLSRGSVKTMAYTEIGISHGREILAGKMTAGIRLKYMIGHAYADIPTIDGSLQTYGNSEFRGDSISLNVNQFEIRGGGAAGALMNGDDIGDDIRSAVTGNSGFGLDIGATYEFSQKIRFFASLNDLGFINWNQGNSYLGTVPSMSYTFGGADVVELINGEDLSVIDELDSVVNNLEYNETKESFTTSLTGKLYAGASYQFSRRQTASAILYSELYKGALIPALTAMYNFQGGTFFNFAFSATMMNGRVNNFGTGITLNLIPFQVVLATNDLLSIVNPMNGRAVDFRFGINHTFGNVNKGKSRAKKNSKNTIDTIDLGID encoded by the coding sequence ATGAAAGAGATCAAATATTTCGCATTAATCGTTTTTCTATTCTGGAATACAACTTCAGCATTGGCTCAATCAGATATGATTGGATATGGTTTATATAAAACATTACCTCAAGCCAATAACTTGAATCCTGCCTTGTTACCTGATTATAAATTTTCGTTGGGTTTACCTGGACTTTCAGGATTTCATATCAATACGGGGCAAAATTTCACAAACTTGGAATTGCTTACTGCAGTTGATGAAAATGGAAATATCAATACCGGTGATATCTTCCGTAAAATGAGAAGGAATAACCGGGTAACCTCCAATAATACAATTAATCTTTTTCATTTAGGGATTAGAGGTCTAACTAGTTATACAGCTTTTAGCATAAATACTAAAACCTTTGCAAGAGCAAGTTTACCCAAGGAACTTTTTGCACTTGCGCTATATGGTAATGCATCAGACGAATTGGATGATGGGCTGGTTGACCTTAGTAGGGGCTCCGTTAAAACAATGGCTTATACAGAAATAGGGATTTCTCATGGAAGGGAAATTCTAGCTGGAAAAATGACAGCTGGAATCAGGCTTAAATATATGATTGGACATGCTTATGCCGATATTCCAACTATTGATGGATCCTTACAGACTTATGGAAATTCAGAATTTAGAGGAGATTCTATTTCTTTAAATGTCAACCAATTTGAAATTAGAGGTGGAGGAGCAGCAGGAGCTTTAATGAATGGAGATGATATTGGGGATGATATTAGGTCAGCAGTTACTGGAAATTCAGGCTTTGGATTAGATATTGGTGCCACTTATGAATTTTCACAGAAAATTAGATTCTTTGCTAGCCTTAATGACTTGGGGTTCATCAATTGGAATCAGGGAAATTCTTATCTGGGAACCGTTCCATCCATGAGCTATACTTTTGGAGGTGCTGACGTAGTAGAATTAATAAATGGGGAAGATCTTTCAGTAATTGATGAATTAGATAGTGTAGTGAATAATTTAGAATACAATGAAACGAAAGAATCATTTACAACATCTTTAACAGGGAAGTTATATGCTGGGGCTTCATATCAATTCAGCAGAAGGCAAACGGCCTCAGCTATTTTATATTCGGAATTGTATAAAGGGGCATTGATTCCTGCCTTAACAGCCATGTATAATTTTCAAGGAGGCACTTTCTTTAACTTTGCTTTTTCCGCCACCATGATGAATGGTAGAGTGAACAACTTTGGTACTGGAATTACTTTAAACCTAATTCCTTTTCAAGTAGTATTAGCAACCAATGACTTATTATCAATTGTTAATCCAATGAATGGTCGGGCAGTCGATTTTAGGTTTGGTATAAATCATACATTTGGCAATGTTAATAAAGGGAAATCAAGAGCTAAAAAGAACAGTAAAAATACAATTGACACAATTGATTTAGGAATTGACTGA
- a CDS encoding S1/P1 nuclease — MKIRVISFFILSIFSISQALAWGQTGHRVVGEVASFYLKRKVEKKVSEILNRESMAVASVWMDNIKSDDNWDYAKPWHYVTIPDGMTYEESEKNPDGDIIMMIQKITKELKEGNLDAKSEQEKLKMLIHLVGDIHQPCHVGNGEDIGGNAVKVKWFGQNSNLHRVWDSEMIDSKAFSYTELANAVNITTKDEINTLQNSTIDDWYKEAMGLRNQVYELPEDMYLGYEYSYKNWATVQTQLKKAGIRLAGLLNEIYG; from the coding sequence ATGAAGATTAGAGTAATAAGCTTTTTTATTTTAAGCATTTTCAGCATCTCTCAAGCTTTAGCATGGGGACAAACAGGACATAGAGTAGTAGGAGAAGTGGCTTCTTTCTATTTAAAAAGGAAGGTTGAAAAAAAGGTAAGTGAGATATTGAATAGGGAATCCATGGCAGTTGCAAGTGTGTGGATGGACAATATAAAATCAGATGATAATTGGGATTATGCTAAACCTTGGCATTATGTTACCATTCCAGATGGTATGACATATGAAGAAAGTGAAAAAAATCCTGATGGAGATATCATCATGATGATTCAAAAAATTACAAAGGAGCTAAAGGAAGGTAATCTAGATGCTAAAAGCGAACAAGAAAAACTTAAAATGTTGATCCATTTAGTGGGTGATATTCATCAGCCTTGTCATGTTGGAAATGGAGAAGATATTGGTGGAAATGCTGTAAAAGTTAAATGGTTTGGTCAGAATTCTAACTTACATCGGGTATGGGACAGCGAAATGATCGATTCTAAAGCTTTTAGCTATACTGAATTGGCAAATGCAGTAAACATCACTACAAAAGATGAAATTAATACACTTCAAAATAGTACCATTGATGATTGGTACAAAGAAGCTATGGGATTAAGGAATCAAGTATATGAATTGCCAGAAGACATGTATTTGGGATATGAATACAGCTACAAAAATTGGGCAACGGTTCAGACTCAATTGAAAAAAGCAGGCATAAGGTTAGCTGGACTTTTAAATGAAATATATGGTTAA
- a CDS encoding 5-(carboxyamino)imidazole ribonucleotide synthase, which translates to MSFNTDLKIGVLGGGQLGRMLIQSAININIDLRMMDLDPNAPCAKLVADFTVGDLEDFNAVYEFGKQCDILTIEIEKVNIEAMKKLQSEGVKVYPQPEIIEMIQDKRVQKQFYQDNNIPTAPFVLTENRADLEKLSDKFPAVHKIGKGGYDGRGVQVVKTKEDINKGFDAPSLLEDFVPFKKELAVIVSRNEDGEVNTFPVVEMVFHPEHNLVEYLLSPAIIEKSEEQKAKEVAIDIIQKLEMVGILAVEMFLTKDNEIMVNEIAPRPHNSGHQSIEGNFVSQYDQHLRAILNLPLGNTSTKISSAMVNILGEDGFTGDAKYEGMEEVMKISGASVHLYGKKLTKPFRKMGHVTITDPSLTSLKRKIEKVKSTLKVKA; encoded by the coding sequence ATGAGTTTTAATACAGATTTAAAAATTGGAGTTTTAGGAGGAGGTCAATTAGGTAGAATGTTGATTCAAAGTGCTATCAATATTAATATTGATTTAAGAATGATGGATCTTGATCCCAATGCGCCTTGTGCAAAATTAGTTGCTGATTTTACAGTAGGTGATTTGGAAGATTTCAACGCAGTTTATGAATTCGGCAAACAATGCGATATTCTAACTATTGAGATTGAAAAGGTCAATATTGAAGCGATGAAAAAGCTGCAATCGGAAGGTGTCAAAGTATATCCACAACCAGAAATCATAGAGATGATTCAGGATAAAAGAGTGCAGAAGCAGTTTTATCAAGACAATAATATTCCTACAGCGCCATTTGTATTAACTGAGAATAGAGCTGATTTGGAGAAATTATCCGATAAATTTCCAGCAGTACATAAAATAGGTAAAGGAGGTTATGACGGTAGAGGAGTTCAAGTCGTAAAAACTAAAGAGGATATAAATAAGGGATTTGATGCACCATCATTATTAGAAGATTTTGTGCCTTTTAAAAAAGAATTGGCTGTAATAGTAAGCCGAAATGAGGATGGAGAGGTGAATACATTTCCCGTAGTAGAAATGGTTTTTCATCCAGAGCATAATTTGGTAGAGTATCTACTATCACCAGCTATTATTGAAAAATCTGAGGAACAAAAGGCAAAGGAAGTAGCGATTGATATTATTCAGAAATTGGAAATGGTTGGGATTCTTGCTGTCGAAATGTTCTTGACTAAAGATAATGAAATAATGGTTAATGAGATTGCGCCAAGACCTCACAACAGTGGTCATCAAAGCATTGAAGGTAACTTTGTTTCTCAATATGACCAGCATTTAAGAGCTATACTCAATCTTCCATTAGGAAATACCTCTACTAAGATAAGTTCAGCAATGGTCAATATATTGGGAGAAGATGGATTTACTGGAGATGCTAAATATGAAGGAATGGAAGAAGTAATGAAGATATCAGGTGCATCTGTTCATTTATATGGTAAAAAGTTGACAAAACCATTTAGAAAAATGGGGCACGTCACCATTACTGACCCTAGTTTAACGTCATTGAAGAGAAAGATTGAGAAAGTCAAATCTACATTAAAAGTTAAAGCATGA
- a CDS encoding tetratricopeptide repeat protein codes for MPCSLLAQNRTVIDSLKCSISDSSPSAKIESYNQLAWEYRKSFPDSTVFYSQQAIELSRNSPELVGQIVKSLNFKGVGHFYKGENLKAFDLYQQAKDSALLYGDSLQYGYSLNNIGRLFFNQGNYVSAYDNFFRALEVFKEINDSVSLSYGYKSLAELYQSQNNLKKALEMSLKTAEIRKTFNDPSGIISIYLEIADIYGQMENYNNSLKYFTQAYEVASKINDEANLAIIKLSIARMNTKRGQLRIALTNASEALEFASQANNVNLIIQVYSLLGEIHFYRNEYNQAKDYFLKVSGLATNNDITFEQDAYFYLSKIYEKGGDTQQAFEYFKKYHALKEKTENVNTAREIERLEARLELDVKETENQLLKQNEEAYKQVIQKQKAFNIALTATIILAIILLVIIWITANKRRQHNKILQLKNNKIEEQQKNITLKNKEIKAQNDELIIQNKELDDLNNEKDSLLNLVAHDMKAPFHRIKGLTELLRLSGLNEEQSQYVEMIRNNAKHGAYLINDLLDVNSMSAEKEEIITESLDLKKLLEETVSNFIVELTNKQIECKVEAEPGLQIRTNKNYLNRILENLVSNAVKFSDLESEITLRAGINKNDYWISIKDFGPGFTEEDKNSLFMKFKKLSAKPTGGESSNGLGLAIVKTLVDRLNGKINLDTEVGKHSEFTLYFPLIEK; via the coding sequence ATGCCATGCAGCTTATTGGCACAAAACAGAACTGTAATAGACAGCCTAAAATGCAGCATAAGTGATTCAAGCCCATCCGCAAAAATTGAATCTTATAATCAACTGGCTTGGGAATATAGAAAATCTTTTCCTGACAGTACTGTCTTTTACAGTCAGCAAGCGATAGAATTATCGAGAAATAGTCCTGAATTAGTTGGACAGATCGTGAAGTCTTTAAACTTTAAAGGTGTAGGCCACTTTTATAAAGGCGAAAATCTAAAAGCATTTGACCTATATCAGCAAGCAAAAGATTCAGCACTTTTGTATGGTGATTCTTTACAATACGGCTATTCACTCAACAATATTGGCAGGCTCTTTTTTAATCAAGGAAATTATGTTTCTGCTTACGATAATTTCTTCAGAGCATTAGAAGTTTTCAAAGAAATTAACGACTCGGTTTCTTTAAGTTATGGCTATAAAAGTTTGGCTGAACTTTATCAATCTCAAAACAATCTTAAAAAGGCATTAGAAATGTCTTTAAAAACCGCTGAAATAAGAAAAACCTTTAATGACCCCTCTGGAATAATTTCAATTTATTTAGAAATAGCTGACATCTATGGGCAAATGGAGAACTATAACAACAGCTTGAAATACTTTACTCAAGCATATGAAGTTGCTTCCAAAATAAATGACGAAGCCAACTTAGCTATTATAAAATTATCAATAGCTAGAATGAATACTAAAAGAGGTCAATTAAGAATTGCTTTAACAAATGCTTCTGAAGCACTAGAATTTGCATCTCAAGCCAATAATGTAAATCTTATCATACAAGTATATTCACTTTTAGGTGAAATCCACTTTTATAGAAATGAGTATAACCAAGCTAAAGATTACTTTTTAAAAGTCAGCGGTTTAGCAACAAATAATGACATTACATTTGAACAAGACGCCTATTTCTATCTTTCAAAAATCTATGAGAAAGGGGGCGATACGCAGCAAGCATTTGAATATTTTAAAAAATACCATGCGTTAAAAGAAAAGACAGAAAATGTAAATACAGCACGCGAAATTGAAAGATTAGAAGCCCGATTAGAGTTAGACGTTAAAGAAACTGAAAATCAGCTACTGAAACAAAATGAAGAAGCTTATAAACAGGTCATTCAGAAGCAAAAAGCTTTCAACATAGCCCTTACAGCAACTATAATATTGGCAATTATTCTATTGGTTATCATTTGGATAACTGCCAATAAGAGAAGGCAGCATAACAAAATACTACAACTTAAGAACAATAAGATTGAAGAACAACAAAAAAATATAACACTAAAGAATAAAGAGATAAAAGCACAAAACGATGAACTCATTATTCAAAACAAAGAATTAGATGACTTAAATAATGAAAAAGACTCTTTATTGAACTTGGTGGCACATGATATGAAAGCACCATTTCATCGTATTAAGGGATTAACAGAGCTTTTAAGGTTATCAGGCTTAAATGAAGAGCAAAGTCAATATGTTGAAATGATAAGAAATAATGCCAAACATGGTGCCTATTTAATAAATGACTTATTGGATGTAAATTCGATGTCAGCAGAAAAAGAGGAAATAATAACTGAATCATTAGACCTTAAAAAACTTTTAGAAGAAACAGTATCGAATTTTATAGTTGAATTAACAAATAAGCAAATTGAATGCAAAGTTGAGGCTGAACCGGGGCTTCAAATAAGAACCAATAAAAACTATCTCAATAGAATACTGGAAAATCTAGTATCAAATGCTGTTAAATTTTCTGATTTAGAATCGGAAATCACATTACGTGCTGGAATAAATAAGAACGACTATTGGATTAGCATTAAAGATTTTGGGCCTGGGTTTACCGAGGAAGACAAGAACAGCTTATTCATGAAGTTTAAGAAATTAAGTGCCAAACCTACTGGAGGAGAAAGTTCAAATGGATTAGGGCTAGCTATTGTAAAAACTTTAGTGGATAGATTAAACGGTAAAATCAACTTGGATACTGAAGTTGGAAAACATAGTGAGTTCACCCTATATTTTCCACTCATAGAAAAATGA
- a CDS encoding SiaB family protein kinase, with amino-acid sequence MIDNINENKMDLNVNFIKSVLSLFSEMQGNGISLVYLGEFNHEITKMFTSMAESDMERKKEDRYVKKRVYHVMVETLQNMNKHSDEITDAQIGNGLFVIGNKEDIYYVITSNKVARDKVEDLRSAIDEVNAASADELKKMYMQQIKHGKLSDKGGAGLGLIDIARKTGEKLVYKFLPIDEEFDLFILKVEINADKIKDVKSK; translated from the coding sequence ATGATAGATAACATAAACGAAAACAAGATGGATTTAAACGTAAATTTCATCAAATCGGTATTGAGCCTTTTTTCTGAAATGCAAGGGAATGGAATCTCATTGGTTTATTTAGGGGAATTCAATCATGAAATTACAAAAATGTTTACTTCCATGGCAGAGTCTGACATGGAAAGAAAAAAGGAAGACAGATATGTGAAGAAGAGGGTTTATCATGTAATGGTTGAAACCCTTCAGAACATGAATAAGCACTCGGATGAAATTACTGATGCCCAAATTGGTAATGGACTGTTTGTGATAGGTAATAAAGAGGATATATATTATGTCATTACAAGCAATAAGGTTGCAAGAGATAAAGTAGAAGATTTAAGGTCAGCTATTGATGAAGTAAATGCAGCTAGTGCCGATGAGTTGAAGAAAATGTATATGCAACAAATCAAGCATGGGAAGCTTTCTGACAAAGGTGGAGCAGGACTTGGATTGATTGATATTGCTAGAAAAACAGGCGAAAAATTAGTCTATAAATTTTTACCAATTGATGAGGAATTTGATCTTTTCATTTTGAAGGTAGAAATTAACGCTGATAAAATTAAAGACGTTAAGAGCAAGTAA
- the uvrB gene encoding excinuclease ABC subunit UvrB: MDFKITSEYQPTGDQPKAIQALQKGVEEGEQDQVLLGVTGSGKTFTIANLVERVQKPTLVLSHNKTLAAQLYGEFKQFFPENAVEYFISYYDYYQPEAFIPSSNVYIEKDLSINEEIEKLRLSATSALLSGRRDVIVVASVSCIYGIGNPEEFGKNIIRLQQGDKVARNQLLFAFVDILYNRTTAEFKRGTFRVKGDTVDIFVAYADFAYRIMFWGDEIESIQRIDPETGKKISEEKIISIFPANLFVTGKDVLHQAIKEIQDDMVEQVKFFERDGRFLEAKRLQERTEFDIEMMRELGYCSGVENYSRYFDRRTPGTRPFCLLDYFPDDFLMVIDESHVTVPQVRAMYGGDRARKINLVDYGYRLPSAMDNRPLKFDEFENLIGQTIFVSATPAEYELRKTEGSVVEQVIRPTGLLDPEIDVRPSGNQIDDLLEEIDERVKLNERVLCTTLTKRMAEELHKFLGRAGVKSRYIHSEVDTLDRVEILRDLRLGEFDVLVGVNLLREGLDLPEVSLVAILDADKEGFLRNQRSLVQTIGRAARNEKGKVIMYADKITDSMQQAMDETNRRRAIQKAYNEEHGITPKTVFKSRESILGQTVAVDSKKTSQKKYYAGIEETSVAADPVVQYMDKTGLDKMISATKKKMEKAAKELDFIEAARLRDEWQELQKLRDKK, from the coding sequence ATGGATTTTAAAATCACTAGTGAATACCAACCAACTGGAGACCAGCCAAAAGCCATCCAAGCGCTTCAAAAAGGGGTTGAAGAAGGCGAACAAGATCAAGTTCTTTTAGGGGTAACTGGTTCGGGAAAAACCTTTACCATAGCCAACTTAGTAGAACGTGTTCAAAAGCCCACTTTAGTTTTAAGTCATAATAAAACTCTTGCTGCCCAACTTTACGGTGAATTCAAACAGTTCTTTCCCGAAAATGCAGTTGAATATTTTATTTCCTATTACGATTATTATCAGCCTGAAGCATTTATACCTTCCAGCAATGTATATATAGAAAAAGATCTCTCAATAAATGAAGAAATTGAAAAATTACGATTAAGTGCTACTTCCGCCTTGCTCTCAGGAAGAAGAGATGTGATTGTGGTAGCATCGGTTTCCTGCATTTACGGTATTGGAAACCCTGAAGAATTTGGGAAAAATATTATCCGTCTACAGCAAGGTGATAAAGTAGCAAGAAATCAGTTGCTTTTTGCTTTCGTTGATATTCTCTACAACAGAACTACAGCAGAATTCAAGAGAGGGACTTTTAGAGTAAAAGGGGATACGGTAGATATTTTTGTTGCTTATGCCGATTTCGCCTATAGAATTATGTTTTGGGGAGACGAAATAGAGTCCATCCAGCGAATTGATCCTGAAACCGGAAAGAAAATATCAGAAGAAAAAATCATTAGTATTTTTCCTGCCAATCTTTTCGTAACAGGTAAAGATGTTTTGCACCAAGCTATCAAAGAAATTCAAGATGACATGGTGGAGCAAGTCAAATTCTTTGAAAGAGATGGAAGATTTTTAGAAGCCAAAAGACTTCAAGAAAGAACCGAATTTGATATTGAGATGATGCGTGAATTAGGTTACTGCTCAGGAGTCGAGAATTATTCTCGCTATTTTGACAGGCGAACTCCAGGTACAAGACCTTTCTGCTTATTGGATTATTTTCCTGATGATTTCCTAATGGTAATTGATGAGAGCCACGTTACCGTTCCGCAAGTTCGAGCAATGTATGGAGGAGATAGAGCCAGAAAAATCAATCTCGTGGACTATGGCTACCGATTACCCTCTGCAATGGATAACAGACCTTTGAAATTTGATGAATTTGAAAATTTGATTGGCCAAACCATATTTGTGAGTGCCACTCCTGCGGAATATGAATTACGTAAAACTGAAGGCTCTGTAGTAGAACAAGTAATCAGACCAACAGGTTTACTAGATCCTGAAATTGATGTGCGCCCAAGTGGGAATCAAATTGACGATTTATTGGAAGAAATCGATGAAAGAGTCAAACTGAATGAGCGAGTGTTATGTACTACTTTAACCAAAAGAATGGCAGAGGAATTGCATAAATTCTTAGGTAGAGCAGGGGTGAAATCACGCTATATTCACTCTGAAGTCGATACTTTAGACAGAGTGGAAATCCTGAGAGATTTAAGATTAGGGGAATTTGATGTTTTAGTAGGTGTAAATCTATTGAGGGAAGGATTAGATTTACCAGAAGTCTCCTTAGTAGCCATATTGGATGCCGATAAAGAAGGCTTCTTAAGAAATCAGCGATCACTAGTTCAAACCATCGGTAGAGCGGCAAGAAATGAAAAAGGAAAAGTGATCATGTATGCCGACAAAATTACCGACTCTATGCAACAAGCGATGGATGAAACCAATAGAAGGAGAGCCATTCAAAAAGCCTATAACGAAGAACATGGCATCACACCAAAAACCGTGTTCAAATCTAGGGAAAGTATTTTAGGCCAAACGGTTGCTGTTGATTCTAAGAAAACCTCCCAAAAGAAATATTATGCAGGCATAGAAGAAACTTCCGTTGCTGCAGACCCTGTAGTTCAATATATGGATAAAACAGGCTTGGATAAAATGATCTCCGCCACGAAAAAGAAAATGGAGAAAGCTGCGAAAGAACTTGATTTCATAGAGGCAGCGAGATTACGAGATGAATGGCAAGAACTTCAAAAATTACGGGATAAGAAATAA
- a CDS encoding DUF302 domain-containing protein, with protein MNYYHSRILKGRDFSAVRSEVEAALKEEGFGILTEIDFKATMKKKLGKDYLPHVILGACNPSYADKVVSIEPHISTMLPCNVTIREMENGEIEVAAMDPAAVMKVVENDKIIQHAVEVNELLKNVLKAL; from the coding sequence ATGAATTACTATCATTCAAGAATATTGAAAGGAAGAGATTTTAGTGCGGTAAGATCGGAAGTGGAAGCAGCATTGAAAGAAGAAGGTTTTGGGATTCTGACTGAAATAGACTTTAAAGCTACCATGAAGAAAAAATTGGGCAAAGATTATTTGCCTCATGTGATTTTAGGAGCTTGCAATCCTAGCTATGCCGATAAAGTAGTTTCAATTGAGCCTCATATCAGCACTATGTTGCCATGCAATGTTACCATAAGGGAAATGGAAAATGGAGAAATAGAAGTTGCGGCTATGGATCCTGCAGCCGTAATGAAGGTAGTGGAAAACGATAAAATTATTCAACACGCTGTTGAAGTAAACGAATTGCTTAAGAATGTATTGAAAGCATTATGA